In Brachionichthys hirsutus isolate HB-005 chromosome 5, CSIRO-AGI_Bhir_v1, whole genome shotgun sequence, a single genomic region encodes these proteins:
- the avpr1aa gene encoding arginine vasopressin receptor 1Aa: protein MHTSDSALLLSGGNQSLVPKSTDGFVMGTPGNDTVHPNGSDPFARNEEVAQMEIMVLSITFVVAVIGNVSVLLAMYKTKKKMSRMHLFIKHLSLADLVVAFFQVLPQLCWEVTYRFSGPDFLCRIVKHLQVMGMFASTYMMVMMTVDRYIAICHPLKTLQQPTQRSLIMIVSTWMCSLLLSSTQYFIFSLSEIKNGSDVYDCWAHFIEPWGAKAYITWITVSIFLVPVVILVMCYGFICHSIWKNIKFKKMTSVAGAASKNELVGKNSVSSVTTISRAKLRTVKMTLVIVLAYIVCWAPFFTVQMWSVWDENFEWAESENTAVTLSALLASLNSCCNPWIYMIFSGHLLQDFMRCFSCVKTNTDDKKEDSDTSTRRTTLLSKITNRSLNGSSSN, encoded by the exons ATGCACACGAGTGACTCCGCGCTGCTCCTGAGCGGAGGGAACCAGTCTCTGGTGCCCAAATCCACCGATGGCTTCGTGATGGGAACACCTGGAAACGACACCGTCCACCCCAACGGTTCCGATCCGTTCGCGCGTAATGAGGAGGTCGCCCAGATGGAGATCATGGTGCTTAGCATCACGTTCGTAGTTGCTGTCATCGGGAACGTGAGCGTCCTGCTGGCGATGTacaagacgaagaagaagatgtCGCGGATGCACCTCTTCATCAAACACCTGAGCTTGGCGGACCTGGTGGTTGCCTTCTTCCAGGTGCTGCCGCAGCTCTGCTGGGAGGTCACCTACCGTTTCAGTGGTCCAGACTTTCTGTGCAGGATCGTCAAGCACCTCCAGGTGATGGGGATGTTTGCGTCCACATacatgatggtgatgatgactGTGGATCGGTACATTGCCATCTGCCACCCGCTGAAAACGCTCCAGCAGCCCACCCAACGCTCCTTGATCATGATCGTCTCCACGTGGATGTGCAGCCTGCTGCTCAGCAGCACGCAATACTTCATCTTCTCCCTCAGCGAGATCAAGAACGGCTCGGACGTTTACGACTGCTGGGCGCACTTCATCGAGCCATGGGGCGCCAAAGCGTACATCACATGGATCACCGTGAGCATCTTCCTCGTGCCCGTGGTCATCCTCGTGATGTGCTACGGGTTTATCTGCCACAGCATTTGGAAAAATATCAAATTCAAGAAAATGACATCGGTGGCTGGTGCTGCGAGCAAGAACGAACTTGTCGGGAAGAATTCAGTGAGCAGCGTTACAACAATATCAAGAGCCAAACTGAGGACGGTGAAAATGACGCTGGTGATCGTTCTGGCCTACATCGTGTGCTGGGCGCCGTTTTTCACGGTCCAGATGTGGTCAGTGTGGGATGAAAACTTCGAGTGGGCTG AGTCCGAGAACACAGCTGTGACTCTGTCAGCCCTCCTTGCCAGCCTCAACAGCTGCTGCAACCCGTGGATATACATGATCTTCAGTGGTCACCTCCTGCAGGATTTCATGCGCTGCTTCTCCTGTGTCAAAACGAACACTGACGACAAAAAGGAGGACTCTGACACCAGCACGCGCAGAACAACGCTGCTGAGCAAGATAACTAATCGGAGCCTTAATGGTAGTTCTAGCAACTAG